The following coding sequences lie in one Scatophagus argus isolate fScaArg1 chromosome 9, fScaArg1.pri, whole genome shotgun sequence genomic window:
- the aldh5a1 gene encoding succinate-semialdehyde dehydrogenase, mitochondrial yields the protein MSTSCVLRTRCFLRQVIPGLPAAMQRNYTVDVSAPLLRTQGYVDGRWVSAASVFPVLDPATGKEIARVSDCGPAEAKQAVDAAYKAFSSWKQYTAKERSLLLRKWFDLLTLHKEDLAKLITFESGKPIRESLGEVAYSASFLEWFSEEARRVYGDIVPSPVKDRRILLLKQPVGVASIITPWNFPSAMITRKVGAALAAGCTVVVKPAEDTPLSALALAELAEQAGIPAGVLNVVPCSREKTPSVGQVLCTDPLVAKISFTGSTATGKMLLKMAADTVKKASMELGGHAPFVVFDSADVDKAVSGAMASKFRNSGQTCVCSNRFLVQSGIHDRFVEKLSRAMETELRVGHGSEADTTQGPLINSRAADKVVRQISDAVSKGAKVLRGGKRLDGSFMEPTLLADVTTDMLCTKEETFGPLVPVIRFNTEEEAVAIANATDVGLAGYFYSQDVSQIWRVVEAMEVGIVGVNEGLLSTPEATFGGVKQSGLGVEGSKYGINEYLDLKYVCFGGLAP from the exons ATGTCCACCTCCTGTGTGCTGAGGACTCGCTGCTTCCTCCGGCAGGTTATCCCCGGCCTGCCCGCCGCCATGCAGAGAAACTACACCGTGGATGTCTCTGCTCCGCTGCTACGGACGCAGGGCTACGTAGATGGTCGCTGGGTCTCCGCAGCCTCGGTGTTCCCGGTTCTGGACCCAGCCACCGGGAAGGAGATAGCCCGGGTATCAGACTGTGGGCCTGCTGAGGCCAAGCAGGCTGTGGACGCTGCATACAAAGCGTTCAGTTCGTGGAAGCAGTACACTGCTAAG GAGAGGAGCCTCCTGTTGAGGAAATGGTTCGACCTGCTGACGCTGCACAAAGAGGACTTGGCCAAGCTGATCACCTTCGAGAGC GGTAAGCCCATTCGGGAGTCTCTCGGGGAGGTTGCGTACTCCGCCTCCTTCCTGGAGTGGTTTTCAGAGGAGGCTCGGCGAGTGTATGGCGACATCGTCCCGTCACCTGTCAAAGACCGAAGGATCCTCCTCCTCAAACAGCCTGTGGGCGTCGCCTCCATCATCACACCG TGGAACTTCCCCAGCGCTATGATCACCAGGAAGGTCGGAGCCGCTCTGGCCGCCGGCTGCACGGTGGTGGTCAAGCCGGCCGAGGACACGCCGCTGTCAGCACTCGCTCTGGCTGAG CTGGCGGAGCAGGCCGGGATCCCTGCAGGGGTGTTGAATGTGGTTCCCTGTTCCAGAGAGAAGACTCCGTCAGTCGGGCAGGTTCTCTGCACCGACCCACTGGTGGCCAAAATCTCCTTCACTGGCTCCACGGCCACTGGCAAG ATGCTGCTAAAAATGGCTGCCGACACTGTGAAGAAGGCATCCATGGAGCTGGGCGGCCACGCCCCTTTTGTCGTCTTCGACAGCGCTGATGTCGACAAGGCGGTGAGCGGAGCCATGGCCTCCAAGTTCAGGAACTCTGGACAG ACGTGTGTGTGCTCGAACCGGTTTTTGGTGCAGAGCGGCATCCACGATCGCTTCGTGGAGAAGCTGAGCCGAGCGATGGAAACCGAGCTGCGCGTGGGTCACGGCTCGGAGGCCGACACCACCCAGGGGCCCCTCatcaacagcagagcagcagacaag GTGGTCCGACAGATATCAGACGCTGTGTCCAAGGGAGCGAAGGTGTTGAGGGGCGGGAAGCGTCTGGACGGGTCCTTCATGGAGCCCACCCTGCTGGCCGACGTCACCACAGACATGCTGTGCACGAAGGAGGAAACGTTTGGGCCGCTGGTGCCCGTCATCCG GTTCAACACGGAGGAGGAGGCTGTGGCTATCGCGAACGCAACCGATGTCGGCCTGGCAG GCTACTTCTACTCGCAGGATGTGAGTCAGATCTGGCGGGTGGTGGAGGCGATGGAGGTAGGGATAGTTGGAGTCAACGAGGGCCTCCTGTCCACCCCGGAGGCCACGTTTGGCGGGGTCAAACAGTCCGGTCTGGGCGTTGAAGGCTCCAAGTACGGCATCAACGAGTATCTGGACTTGAAGTACGTGTGCTTTGGAGGGCTCGCACCCTGA